A single region of the Rhodospirillales bacterium genome encodes:
- a CDS encoding methyl-accepting chemotaxis protein produces MFRPFGKFQLRIKPKLISSFLAVGLIPLAILGILSVYESSDALHHAATHKLEAVREIKKDQIERFFEERRGDTLLLRDNVATYKNKGFERLQAVHGSQKSRVQDAFAGLARTTRNLAVDPSVREVLSEMSAAEGYRDLSAVARHDPRLRSLAEAATDLLLIDAAGDVVYSARRSDDVGMNVFTGKLADSSLAAAVAAATAGQQPGVGDFAPHPANGAQTLYLAGRVSADDGRPLGSVALQVSAQHFDDILRRQGPLGKTGETYLMAVDGGRFSFRSAMRTMGDGAFVVGYDATSIAPGYLKRMAAGESDAKLFTDSLGNPVMVVYSPLDLPGLQWGIVTKMNLEEAVAVEVNGKQFLHQFIETYGFHDAFLINPEGFVFYTAAHERDYRTNLMTGEFKNTNLADLFREVRETGRYAIADFAPYAPSGNAPAGFVAAPLIEDGEVQVVIALQLSLEAIGSIMQDRSGMGETGETYLVGSDHLMRSDSFLDPEHHSVVASFANPSRGKVDTVATREALAGTAAVGDVVDYLGDEVLSAYTPLQVGGLTWALVAEESREEALAGATALRSKVLLIAAAGAAVIAAVGYLLARGIANPVVTMTGAMRRLADGDLATEIPATGRADEIGHMAGAVQVFKDNAIRAQRLEAEQAELKAKAEQERRQALLTLAEGFEASVGSIVMAVSSASSQMEVTAGAMSSAAEEGRSQSGSVAAASEQATNNVQVVACAAEELARSVQEIAQRMCETSKVAETAAGEAAEARAKVRSLATAAEKIGEVVALITDIAGQTNLLALNATIEAARAGDAGKGFAVVASEVKNLATQASRATEEIAGQIGCVRGEIGSTVQAIQGITGTIEKINEITAAVAAAVEEQEAATKEIARNVEQAASGTREVSGAICGVAEAAGTTGRAAHEVLQAASQMSRQSAEMHRCVDAFLAQVRAA; encoded by the coding sequence ATGTTCCGGCCGTTCGGCAAATTCCAGCTTCGCATCAAGCCGAAGCTGATCTCCAGTTTTCTGGCAGTGGGCTTGATCCCGCTCGCCATCCTCGGAATTCTCTCGGTCTACGAGAGTTCCGATGCGCTTCATCACGCGGCGACGCACAAGCTCGAGGCGGTGCGGGAAATCAAGAAGGATCAGATCGAGCGCTTCTTCGAGGAGCGCCGTGGCGACACGCTGCTGCTCCGCGACAATGTCGCCACCTACAAAAACAAGGGTTTCGAGAGGCTGCAGGCGGTTCACGGCTCGCAGAAGAGCAGAGTCCAGGACGCGTTCGCCGGACTGGCGCGGACGACCCGGAACCTCGCCGTCGATCCGTCCGTCCGCGAGGTGCTGAGCGAGATGAGCGCGGCCGAGGGCTACCGCGACCTGTCCGCCGTTGCGCGTCATGACCCGCGGCTCCGGAGCCTTGCGGAGGCGGCGACGGACCTGTTGCTCATCGACGCCGCCGGTGATGTCGTCTACAGCGCACGCCGCAGCGACGACGTCGGAATGAACGTGTTCACCGGGAAGCTTGCCGACAGCAGCCTCGCCGCCGCGGTGGCGGCAGCGACCGCAGGCCAGCAACCGGGCGTCGGCGACTTCGCGCCACATCCGGCCAACGGCGCCCAGACCCTGTATCTGGCCGGCCGCGTCAGCGCCGACGATGGCCGCCCGCTCGGATCGGTGGCCCTGCAGGTCTCCGCGCAACACTTCGACGACATCCTTCGGCGGCAGGGTCCTCTCGGCAAAACCGGGGAGACCTACCTGATGGCCGTCGACGGCGGCCGCTTCTCTTTTCGCAGCGCGATGCGGACGATGGGCGACGGCGCCTTCGTCGTCGGCTACGACGCCACGTCGATCGCACCGGGATACCTCAAGCGGATGGCCGCCGGCGAAAGCGATGCCAAGCTCTTCACCGATTCCCTCGGGAATCCTGTCATGGTCGTCTACAGTCCACTGGATCTCCCGGGGCTTCAGTGGGGTATCGTGACCAAGATGAACCTCGAGGAAGCGGTGGCTGTCGAGGTTAACGGCAAGCAGTTCCTGCACCAGTTCATCGAGACCTACGGCTTCCACGACGCCTTCTTGATCAACCCCGAAGGCTTTGTTTTCTACACCGCCGCACATGAGCGGGACTATCGCACCAACCTGATGACCGGCGAGTTCAAGAACACGAATCTCGCCGACCTGTTCCGCGAAGTGCGGGAGACAGGCCGCTATGCCATCGCCGACTTCGCGCCTTACGCGCCGAGCGGCAACGCTCCGGCAGGCTTCGTCGCGGCGCCGCTGATCGAGGATGGCGAGGTACAGGTGGTGATCGCCCTACAGTTGTCGCTGGAGGCCATCGGCTCGATCATGCAGGACCGGAGCGGCATGGGCGAGACCGGCGAGACTTATTTGGTCGGAAGCGACCATCTGATGCGGTCGGACTCGTTTCTCGATCCCGAGCACCATTCGGTGGTGGCGTCGTTCGCGAACCCCAGCCGGGGCAAGGTCGATACGGTTGCGACGCGCGAAGCCCTCGCCGGCACCGCCGCAGTCGGCGACGTCGTCGATTATCTCGGCGACGAGGTGCTCTCGGCGTACACGCCGCTGCAGGTAGGCGGGCTCACCTGGGCGCTGGTTGCCGAGGAAAGCCGCGAGGAAGCGCTCGCAGGCGCTACCGCTCTGCGCTCCAAGGTCCTGTTGATCGCCGCCGCCGGAGCCGCAGTCATCGCCGCTGTCGGTTACCTTCTGGCGCGCGGCATCGCCAATCCTGTCGTCACCATGACCGGGGCGATGCGCCGGTTGGCGGACGGCGACCTCGCAACGGAGATTCCTGCCACCGGCCGTGCCGACGAGATCGGGCACATGGCGGGGGCAGTGCAGGTGTTCAAGGACAATGCCATCCGGGCGCAGCGGCTCGAGGCGGAGCAGGCAGAACTGAAGGCGAAAGCGGAACAGGAGCGGCGCCAAGCGCTTCTCACGCTTGCCGAGGGCTTCGAAGCCAGCGTCGGCAGCATCGTCATGGCGGTGTCGTCGGCGTCGTCTCAGATGGAGGTGACGGCGGGGGCGATGTCATCGGCAGCCGAGGAAGGCAGGAGCCAGTCCGGCTCGGTGGCGGCGGCGAGCGAGCAGGCTACGAACAACGTCCAAGTGGTGGCGTGCGCGGCCGAGGAGCTTGCGAGATCGGTCCAGGAGATCGCCCAGCGCATGTGCGAGACGAGCAAGGTGGCGGAAACTGCTGCCGGCGAGGCGGCGGAAGCGCGCGCCAAGGTGCGCAGCCTGGCCACGGCGGCGGAGAAGATCGGCGAGGTCGTCGCTTTAATCACCGACATCGCCGGGCAGACCAATCTGCTTGCCCTCAACGCCACCATCGAGGCGGCTCGTGCCGGCGACGCCGGCAAGGGCTTTGCGGTGGTGGCGAGCGAAGTCAAGAACCTGGCGACTCAGGCGTCCAGGGCGACGGAAGAGATCGCCGGGCAGATCGGCTGTGTGCGTGGCGAGATCGGCAGTACCGTCCAGGCAATACAAGGCATCACCGGCACGATCGAGAAGATCAACGAGATCACGGCGGCGGTGGCGGCTGCGGTAGAAGAGCAGGAGGCGGCGACCAAGGAGATCGCCCGCAACGTCGAGCAGGCGGCATCCGGCACACGGGAAGTTTCCGGGGCCATCTGCGGCGTCGCTGAAGCAGCCGGAACAACCGGCAGGGCGGCGCACGAGGTGTTGCAGGCCGCAAGCCAGATGTCGCGGCAGTCTGCCGAAATGCACCGCTGCGTCGACGCGTTCCTGGCACAGGTCCGCGCCGCATAG
- the mrdA gene encoding penicillin-binding protein 2, whose product MYRDQDRHKQFTRRALVLAGAKLAAFGMLGGRLYYLQVVESSRYATLAEDNRINLRLLPPPRGRILDRHGRPLALNRPTYRMVVVPEQAGDVEQILDTIAAMVGIDEDERRRILRDVARKRAFVPVTVRDDLAWEDVARIEVNAPDLPGIGIEQGQSRLYPHGAELAHVLGYVAAVSEQEAKDDPLLQLPDFRIGKSGIEHTYDLPLRGTGGRSEVEVNAYGRIIRELDRYDGEPGTDLRIAIDLELQQLAQRRLEQESGAVVVIDVQTGAVLALASNPSYDPSAFNRGLRSEEWRALLADPRSPLTNKAIAGQYAPGSTFKMVTALAGLERGVVSPDTRVFCGGVTRLGSHKFHCWKRWGHGTLDMRDAIEQSCDLYFYEVAKRAGVDRLAAMGHRLGLGHTLGIDLPGERTGLLPTRDWKVATLGQPWHQGETLIAGIGQGFVLSTPLQLAVMTARIANGREQVMPHVVRPGAAGAAAQPPNAGAPEPLGISPAHLQVVRDGMIGVVNGSRGTARRAAITENGMEMAGKTGTSQVRRITAAERAAGISKNEDLPWERRDHALFVGYAPIQAPRYAVAVIIEHGGGGSKAAAPVAKDILLAAQHMDVLRIARHKPGPGAGADADAGAAHAAPGASGGPT is encoded by the coding sequence ATGTACCGGGATCAGGACCGCCACAAACAGTTCACCCGCCGCGCGCTGGTGTTGGCGGGCGCCAAGCTCGCGGCGTTCGGCATGCTCGGCGGGCGCCTGTATTATCTGCAGGTGGTCGAGTCCTCCCGCTATGCGACCCTGGCGGAGGACAACCGCATCAATCTGCGGCTGCTGCCGCCGCCGCGCGGGCGGATTCTGGACCGTCACGGCCGGCCGCTCGCCCTCAATCGCCCGACCTACCGCATGGTCGTCGTCCCCGAGCAGGCCGGCGACGTAGAGCAGATCCTCGATACCATCGCCGCGATGGTCGGCATCGATGAAGACGAGCGGCGGCGCATCCTTCGCGACGTGGCGCGCAAGCGGGCGTTCGTTCCGGTCACGGTGCGTGACGATTTGGCTTGGGAAGACGTGGCGCGCATCGAGGTGAACGCACCGGACCTTCCGGGGATCGGCATCGAACAGGGCCAGAGTCGCCTCTATCCACACGGCGCCGAGTTGGCGCATGTGCTCGGCTACGTCGCGGCGGTGTCGGAACAGGAGGCAAAGGACGATCCGCTGCTGCAACTCCCCGACTTTCGCATCGGCAAGTCAGGGATCGAGCACACCTACGACCTCCCTCTCCGCGGCACTGGCGGCCGCTCCGAAGTCGAGGTCAATGCCTACGGGCGCATCATTCGCGAACTCGACCGCTACGACGGCGAGCCCGGCACCGACCTGCGCATTGCCATCGACCTTGAGCTGCAGCAACTGGCGCAGCGCCGCCTCGAGCAGGAAAGCGGCGCGGTGGTGGTCATCGACGTGCAAACCGGCGCCGTTCTCGCCCTCGCCTCCAATCCCAGCTACGACCCGAGCGCCTTCAATCGCGGCCTCCGCTCCGAAGAATGGCGGGCGCTGCTGGCCGATCCGCGCTCGCCGCTGACCAACAAGGCGATTGCCGGCCAGTACGCCCCCGGCTCGACCTTCAAGATGGTGACGGCGTTGGCGGGGCTGGAGCGCGGCGTCGTATCGCCGGACACGCGGGTGTTCTGCGGCGGGGTGACGCGCCTCGGCAGCCACAAGTTCCACTGCTGGAAGCGGTGGGGACATGGCACCTTGGACATGCGCGACGCCATTGAACAGTCCTGCGACCTCTATTTCTACGAAGTCGCCAAGCGCGCCGGCGTCGACCGCCTCGCCGCCATGGGACACCGCCTCGGGCTCGGGCACACGCTGGGGATCGATCTGCCCGGCGAGCGGACCGGCCTGTTGCCGACGCGGGACTGGAAGGTCGCCACCCTTGGTCAGCCCTGGCACCAGGGAGAGACCTTGATCGCCGGCATTGGCCAGGGATTCGTGCTATCGACGCCGTTACAGCTTGCGGTGATGACGGCGCGCATCGCCAACGGGCGCGAGCAGGTCATGCCGCATGTGGTGCGGCCCGGCGCGGCGGGCGCTGCAGCCCAGCCGCCGAACGCAGGCGCGCCGGAGCCGCTCGGCATCAGCCCGGCGCACCTGCAGGTCGTCCGGGACGGCATGATCGGCGTCGTCAACGGCAGCCGCGGCACTGCCCGCCGGGCGGCGATCACCGAGAACGGCATGGAGATGGCGGGCAAGACCGGCACCTCGCAGGTGCGCCGCATCACCGCCGCGGAGCGGGCGGCCGGCATCTCCAAGAACGAGGACCTGCCGTGGGAGCGCCGCGACCACGCGCTGTTCGTCGGCTATGCCCCGATCCAGGCGCCGCGCTACGCCGTGGCGGTGATCATCGAGCACGGCGGCGGCGGATCAAAGGCGGCGGCGCCGGTCGCCAAGGACATTCTCCTCGCCGCGCAGCACATGGACGTGCTCCGCATCGCCCGGCACAAGCCTGGGCCCGGTGCAGGAGCGGACGCAGACGCCGGGGCTGCCCATGCGGCGCCCGGCGCCTCCGGCGGCCCGACGTGA
- the rodA gene encoding rod shape-determining protein RodA — MSLDALERQRLTVPQKLLQIRWLFVFAIVLVAGVGAGMLVSAANGSFQPWAVRHIVRFGVCAVFMMAIAVTDVRIWLRYAYWIYAGVLALLVAVEIAGSVGMGAQRWIDLGVINLQPSELMKTAVVLALARYFHGVDMEDIGRPLLLVVPLALVAAPTVLVLKQPDLGTSLMLLAAGGAVFFAAGVRLWKFALVIAAAGGVMPVLWGMLHDYQRQRVLTFLDPESDPLGSGYHIIQSKIALGSGGLLGKGYLQGTQSHLNFLPERQTDFIFTMLAEEFGLVGGVGLMVLYLVVMAYGFAIALSSRNQFGRLLAVGLTTTFFLYVFINMAMVMGLIPVVGVPLPLISYGGTAMMALMIGFGLMLSVYVHRDVMIGRKHAGEEI; from the coding sequence ATGAGCCTCGACGCCCTGGAACGCCAGCGCCTCACGGTCCCGCAGAAACTGCTGCAGATCCGCTGGTTGTTCGTGTTCGCCATCGTCCTCGTCGCGGGCGTCGGCGCCGGCATGTTGGTCTCGGCCGCCAACGGGAGCTTCCAGCCGTGGGCGGTCCGCCATATCGTTCGCTTCGGTGTGTGCGCGGTTTTTATGATGGCGATCGCGGTCACCGACGTGCGTATCTGGCTCCGCTATGCGTACTGGATCTACGCGGGCGTTCTGGCCCTGTTGGTGGCGGTGGAAATCGCCGGCTCGGTCGGCATGGGGGCGCAGCGCTGGATCGACCTCGGCGTCATCAACCTGCAGCCGTCGGAGTTGATGAAGACCGCCGTGGTGCTCGCCCTGGCGCGCTACTTCCACGGCGTCGACATGGAGGACATCGGCCGCCCCCTGCTGCTGGTCGTGCCGCTCGCGCTGGTAGCCGCGCCGACGGTGCTGGTGCTCAAGCAGCCTGATCTCGGGACCAGCCTGATGTTGCTCGCGGCGGGCGGCGCCGTTTTTTTCGCGGCCGGCGTCCGGCTTTGGAAGTTCGCGCTGGTGATCGCCGCGGCCGGCGGGGTCATGCCGGTGCTGTGGGGAATGCTGCACGACTATCAGCGCCAGCGGGTGCTGACGTTCCTCGACCCCGAGAGCGATCCGCTCGGCAGCGGTTACCACATCATCCAATCCAAGATCGCGCTGGGCTCGGGCGGGCTGTTGGGCAAAGGCTACCTGCAGGGCACCCAAAGCCACCTGAACTTCCTGCCGGAAAGGCAGACCGACTTTATCTTCACCATGCTGGCGGAGGAATTCGGCCTGGTCGGCGGTGTCGGCCTGATGGTTCTCTATCTTGTCGTAATGGCGTACGGCTTCGCCATTGCGCTGTCGTCCCGCAACCAGTTCGGCCGATTGCTGGCCGTCGGCCTCACCACCACGTTTTTTCTATACGTATTCATCAACATGGCGATGGTGATGGGGCTGATCCCGGTGGTGGGGGTGCCGCTGCCGCTGATTTCCTACGGCGGCACGGCGATGATGGCGCTGATGATCGGCTTCGGCCTGATGCTGTCGGTTTACGTGCACCGCGACGTGATGATCGGGCGCAAGCACGCCGGCGAGGAGATTTAG
- a CDS encoding formylglycine-generating enzyme family protein — translation MPADDLLPEELRPLVRRQAVFLRHDRLRSDLRDLVPFLQKALATSRPQRGPRAQPGPHSPREPWTPGEAFRDIDAPWCPEMVVVPAGTFMMGSPDSETGRYDDEGPQHRVTISRPFAIGRFPVTFEEYDNFCEATGREQPGDEGWGRGRCPVINVSWDDAQAYVKWLAAATGRPYRLPSEAEWEYACRAGTTTRFSFGNDISGKDANIDGSRTTEVGTYPANAWGLHDMHGNVWEWVEDCWHDSYAGAPEDGSAWLDADGDDFGPRVLRGGSWYYSQDLARAAYRNRYDPFYRSYDFGFRVVCSSPSSGH, via the coding sequence ATGCCGGCGGACGACCTCCTTCCCGAGGAGCTTCGACCGCTGGTCCGCCGGCAGGCGGTGTTTCTTCGTCACGATCGCCTCAGGTCCGACCTCCGGGATCTTGTCCCCTTTCTGCAGAAGGCGCTGGCGACGTCGCGCCCGCAACGCGGGCCGCGGGCGCAGCCGGGGCCGCACTCCCCGAGGGAGCCATGGACGCCAGGGGAGGCGTTTCGCGATATCGATGCGCCATGGTGTCCTGAGATGGTGGTCGTGCCCGCCGGCACGTTCATGATGGGGTCTCCGGATAGCGAAACCGGCAGGTATGACGACGAAGGCCCGCAGCACCGGGTCACCATCTCCCGTCCGTTCGCCATCGGCAGGTTCCCGGTGACGTTCGAGGAATACGACAACTTCTGCGAGGCCACCGGGCGAGAGCAACCCGGGGATGAAGGCTGGGGCCGGGGTCGATGTCCGGTCATCAACGTCAGTTGGGATGACGCCCAGGCGTATGTGAAGTGGCTGGCCGCTGCGACCGGCAGGCCTTATCGGCTGCCGAGCGAGGCTGAATGGGAATACGCTTGCCGCGCCGGCACGACCACCCGCTTCTCATTCGGGAACGACATCAGCGGGAAAGACGCCAACATCGATGGCAGCAGGACCACCGAGGTAGGAACCTACCCCGCCAACGCCTGGGGTCTCCATGACATGCACGGTAACGTCTGGGAGTGGGTCGAGGACTGCTGGCATGACAGCTATGCCGGTGCACCGGAAGACGGCAGCGCGTGGCTCGATGCGGACGGCGATGATTTCGGTCCCCGTGTGCTTCGCGGCGGGTCCTGGTACTACAGTCAGGACCTCGCGCGTGCGGCCTACCGCAACAGGTACGACCCGTTCTACCGGAGCTACGACTTCGGGTTCCGTGTGGTGTGTTCGTCCCCATCTTCTGGCCACTGA
- the mreC gene encoding rod shape-determining protein MreC: MIAPGSPSANGRRLNERTRSEHRTVGAVRTVVQRFAYFALVLVAIGLMMLGKVDTVMMERLRLAMVDTVAPILERLSAPADAIAEGVEGIRRLVAVHQENARLRLERDRLVKWQAVALRLETENAALRRLLYFVPDPRARYVTGRVIADTGGTFAHSLLLNAGTADGVAKGNVVLTGDGLVGRVVGVAQRTSRVLLITDLNSRIPVEVSPAQTKALLAGSNTDQPLLIHVEPEASIAVGDRVSTSGDAGAFPPGLPIGLVSAVEEGVIRVKPFIRRSHVQYVRVVDYGLQGILGSSPAIRQKTSPGDDAPAVMPDAGEPAEAAAPPGMPGPQQ; this comes from the coding sequence ATGATCGCGCCAGGATCCCCTTCAGCCAACGGCCGCCGATTGAACGAACGAACCCGCTCTGAGCACCGCACCGTCGGCGCCGTCCGAACCGTGGTGCAGCGCTTCGCCTACTTTGCCCTCGTCCTCGTGGCGATCGGCCTGATGATGCTGGGCAAGGTCGATACGGTGATGATGGAGCGCCTGCGCCTGGCGATGGTCGACACCGTGGCTCCGATTCTCGAACGGCTGTCGGCGCCGGCGGACGCCATAGCCGAGGGCGTCGAAGGGATCCGCCGCTTGGTCGCCGTGCACCAGGAAAACGCCCGTCTGCGGCTCGAACGTGATCGGCTGGTCAAATGGCAGGCCGTAGCGCTCCGCCTCGAAACGGAGAACGCCGCGTTGCGACGACTGCTGTACTTCGTGCCGGATCCCCGGGCCCGCTATGTGACGGGACGGGTGATCGCCGATACCGGCGGCACCTTTGCCCACAGCCTGCTGCTCAACGCCGGCACCGCCGATGGCGTCGCCAAGGGCAACGTCGTCCTCACCGGCGACGGGCTGGTCGGGCGGGTGGTCGGTGTGGCGCAGCGAACATCCCGGGTGCTTCTGATCACCGACCTCAACTCCCGCATTCCGGTGGAAGTGTCACCGGCGCAGACCAAGGCGCTGCTCGCCGGCAGCAATACGGACCAGCCACTGCTGATCCATGTCGAACCGGAAGCCAGCATCGCGGTCGGCGACCGCGTCTCGACCTCCGGTGATGCAGGGGCGTTCCCACCGGGCCTCCCGATCGGTCTGGTTTCGGCAGTCGAAGAGGGCGTCATCCGGGTCAAGCCGTTCATCCGCCGTAGCCACGTTCAGTACGTGCGCGTCGTCGACTACGGACTGCAAGGCATCCTGGGGTCGAGCCCCGCCATCCGGCAGAAGACGTCGCCCGGCGACGATGCGCCCGCCGTCATGCCCGACGCCGGCGAACCGGCGGAGGCCGCGGCGCCGCCGGGGATGCCGGGGCCGCAGCAATGA
- the mreD gene encoding rod shape-determining protein MreD: MTVNPSLWTRMEIASRRMTPVMLTVLASLLTVIPARIPALQPVVPLWPMMMVFHWSLYRPDLMPVTAVLLIGLLHDALIGAPIGLNALVFVMIHGAVNSQRRFFTRKPFGIIWLGFAVVSAAGLAAAWLLGSLWNRHVLSPDALIFQYLLTLGCFALVFRLMLGWQRVVLGQT; this comes from the coding sequence GTGACCGTTAATCCCTCGCTGTGGACCAGGATGGAGATCGCGTCACGGCGCATGACGCCGGTCATGCTGACAGTGTTGGCGTCGCTGCTGACGGTGATACCCGCACGAATCCCCGCCTTGCAGCCGGTGGTGCCTTTGTGGCCCATGATGATGGTGTTCCACTGGTCGCTCTATCGCCCGGATCTGATGCCGGTGACCGCGGTGCTGCTGATCGGTCTCCTCCATGATGCGCTGATCGGCGCCCCCATCGGCCTCAACGCCCTGGTCTTCGTCATGATCCACGGCGCCGTCAACTCCCAGCGCCGCTTCTTCACCCGCAAGCCGTTCGGCATCATCTGGCTGGGATTTGCCGTAGTGTCCGCTGCCGGCCTCGCCGCCGCATGGTTGCTGGGCTCGCTCTGGAACCGGCACGTGCTGTCGCCGGATGCGCTGATATTCCAGTATTTGCTGACGCTTGGGTGCTTCGCGCTGGTGTTCCGGCTCATGCTCGGCTGGCAGCGCGTGGTTTTGGGGCAGACGTGA